Proteins from one Zonotrichia albicollis isolate bZonAlb1 chromosome 38, bZonAlb1.hap1, whole genome shotgun sequence genomic window:
- the LOC141726737 gene encoding scavenger receptor cysteine-rich domain-containing group B protein-like isoform X5 has protein sequence MAAPGALTWGLLGLLHLPGADPRLQVQPQVHPQVQPQVWAQVRAQVNEQVHPHGDAQVEPQAQPQVGGRDRLKVRLVNGSSRCVGRVEVLHRNRWGSVCDDSWDMADAQVVCRSLGCGSALAAPGHAHFGQGAGPIWLDGTHCTGEELTLARCSLHTWGQHDCGHGEDAGAVCSGADPPQVRLRGGAGPCSGQVQVLLNRTWLQVCGLTWGLPEAQVLCRQLGCGPALSAPAGPHLEPTEAHLAGQEPHLAEPHLAEPQLLELTCRGNEQMLVECPRLRPGTCGTGAVAHVACEELPAPPDPCPPLGALLGVGAGLCGALLPLYLCARCARGARWARPRPGEPLLPPEQPGTAGETSADQYKPV, from the exons ATGGCGGCTCCAGGGGCGCTCACCTGGGgcctcctggggctgctgcacctGCCCG GTGCTGATCCCcggctgcaggtgcagccccaGGTGCATCCACAGGTGCAGCCCCAGGtgtgggcacaggtgagggcaCAGGTGAATGAACAG GTGCACCCACACGGGGACGCCCAGGTGGAGCCGCAGGCACAACCCCAGGTGGGCGGCCGGGATCGGTTGAAG gTGCGGTTGGTGAACGGCTCCTCCAGGTGCGTGGGCCGGGTGGAGGTGCTGCACAGGAACAGGTGGGGCTCGGTCTGCGACGACTCCTGGGACATGGCGGACGCACAG gTGGTCTGCCGCTCCCTGGGCTGCGGCTCCGCCCTGGCCGCCCCCGGCCACGCCCACTTcgggcagggggcggggccgaTCTGGCTGGACGGGACGCACTGCACAGGTGAGGAGCTCACCTTGGCCAGGTGCAGcctgcacacctgggggcaGCACGACTGCGGGCACGGCGAGGACGCGGGAGCCGTGTGCTCAG gTGCGGATCCCCCCCAGGTGCggctgcggggcggggccgggccctgCTCGGGGcaggtgcaggtgctgctgaACCGCACCTGGCTGCAGGTGTGCGGCCTCACCTGGGGGCTGCCCGAGGCGCAGGTGCTGTGCCGGCAGCTGGGCTGCGGCCCCGCCCTCAGCGCACCTGCGGGGCCGCACCTGGAGCCCACGGAGGCTCACCTGGCGGGACAGGAGCCTCACCTGGCCGAGCCTCACCTGGCGGAGCctcagctgctggagctcacCTGTCGGGGCAATGAGCAGATGCTGGTCGAGTGCCCGAGGCTCCGCCCCGGTACCTGCGGGACAGGTGCGGTCGCTCACGTGGCGTGCGAGGAGCTGCCAG CCCCGCCCGATCCGTGCCCTCCGCTGGGGGCGCTGCTGGGGGTGGGGGCGGGGCTCTGCGGGGCCCTGCTGCCCCTTTACCTGTGCGCCAGGTGCGCCCGCGGTGCCAGGTGGGCACggccacggccag gtgagcccctgctgcccccggAACAGCCGGGAACGGCCGGAGAGACCAGCGCggaccagtacaaaccagtataa
- the LOC141726737 gene encoding scavenger receptor cysteine-rich domain-containing group B protein-like isoform X10, whose product MAAPGALTWGLLGLLHLPGVLCSGADPRLQVQPQVHPQVQPQVHPHGDAQVEPQAQPQVGGRDRLKVRLVNGSSRCVGRVEVLHRNRWGSVCDDSWDMADAQVVCRSLGCGSALAAPGHAHFGQGAGPIWLDGTHCTGEELTLARCSLHTWGQHDCGHGEDAGAVCSGADPPQVRLRGGAGPCSGQVQVLLNRTWLQVCGLTWGLPEAQVLCRQLGCGPALSAPAGPHLEPTEAHLAGQEPHLAEPHLAEPQLLELTCRGNEQMLVECPRLRPGTCGTGAVAHVACEELPAPPDPCPPLGALLGVGAGLCGALLPLYLCARCARGARWARPRPGEPLLPPEQPGTAGETSADQYKPV is encoded by the exons ATGGCGGCTCCAGGGGCGCTCACCTGGGgcctcctggggctgctgcacctGCCCG GTGTGCTGTGCTCAG GTGCTGATCCCcggctgcaggtgcagccccaGGTGCATCCACAGGTGCAGCCCCAG GTGCACCCACACGGGGACGCCCAGGTGGAGCCGCAGGCACAACCCCAGGTGGGCGGCCGGGATCGGTTGAAG gTGCGGTTGGTGAACGGCTCCTCCAGGTGCGTGGGCCGGGTGGAGGTGCTGCACAGGAACAGGTGGGGCTCGGTCTGCGACGACTCCTGGGACATGGCGGACGCACAG gTGGTCTGCCGCTCCCTGGGCTGCGGCTCCGCCCTGGCCGCCCCCGGCCACGCCCACTTcgggcagggggcggggccgaTCTGGCTGGACGGGACGCACTGCACAGGTGAGGAGCTCACCTTGGCCAGGTGCAGcctgcacacctgggggcaGCACGACTGCGGGCACGGCGAGGACGCGGGAGCCGTGTGCTCAG gTGCGGATCCCCCCCAGGTGCggctgcggggcggggccgggccctgCTCGGGGcaggtgcaggtgctgctgaACCGCACCTGGCTGCAGGTGTGCGGCCTCACCTGGGGGCTGCCCGAGGCGCAGGTGCTGTGCCGGCAGCTGGGCTGCGGCCCCGCCCTCAGCGCACCTGCGGGGCCGCACCTGGAGCCCACGGAGGCTCACCTGGCGGGACAGGAGCCTCACCTGGCCGAGCCTCACCTGGCGGAGCctcagctgctggagctcacCTGTCGGGGCAATGAGCAGATGCTGGTCGAGTGCCCGAGGCTCCGCCCCGGTACCTGCGGGACAGGTGCGGTCGCTCACGTGGCGTGCGAGGAGCTGCCAG CCCCGCCCGATCCGTGCCCTCCGCTGGGGGCGCTGCTGGGGGTGGGGGCGGGGCTCTGCGGGGCCCTGCTGCCCCTTTACCTGTGCGCCAGGTGCGCCCGCGGTGCCAGGTGGGCACggccacggccag gtgagcccctgctgcccccggAACAGCCGGGAACGGCCGGAGAGACCAGCGCggaccagtacaaaccagtataa
- the LOC141726737 gene encoding scavenger receptor cysteine-rich domain-containing group B protein-like isoform X21: MAAPGALTWGLLGLLHLPGVLCSGADPRLQVQPQVHPQVQPQVHPHGDAQVEPQAQPQVGGRDRLKVVCRSLGCGSALAAPGHAHFGQGAGPIWLDGTHCTGEELTLARCSLHTWGQHDCGHGEDAGAVCSGADPPQVRLRGGAGPCSGQVQVLLNRTWLQVCGLTWGLPEAQVLCRQLGCGPALSAPAGPHLEPTEAHLAGQEPHLAEPHLAEPQLLELTCRGNEQMLVECPRLRPGTCGTGAVAHVACEELPAPPDPCPPLGALLGVGAGLCGALLPLYLCARCARGARWARPRPGEPLLPPEQPGTAGETSADQYKPV, encoded by the exons ATGGCGGCTCCAGGGGCGCTCACCTGGGgcctcctggggctgctgcacctGCCCG GTGTGCTGTGCTCAG GTGCTGATCCCcggctgcaggtgcagccccaGGTGCATCCACAGGTGCAGCCCCAG GTGCACCCACACGGGGACGCCCAGGTGGAGCCGCAGGCACAACCCCAGGTGGGCGGCCGGGATCGGTTGAAG gTGGTCTGCCGCTCCCTGGGCTGCGGCTCCGCCCTGGCCGCCCCCGGCCACGCCCACTTcgggcagggggcggggccgaTCTGGCTGGACGGGACGCACTGCACAGGTGAGGAGCTCACCTTGGCCAGGTGCAGcctgcacacctgggggcaGCACGACTGCGGGCACGGCGAGGACGCGGGAGCCGTGTGCTCAG gTGCGGATCCCCCCCAGGTGCggctgcggggcggggccgggccctgCTCGGGGcaggtgcaggtgctgctgaACCGCACCTGGCTGCAGGTGTGCGGCCTCACCTGGGGGCTGCCCGAGGCGCAGGTGCTGTGCCGGCAGCTGGGCTGCGGCCCCGCCCTCAGCGCACCTGCGGGGCCGCACCTGGAGCCCACGGAGGCTCACCTGGCGGGACAGGAGCCTCACCTGGCCGAGCCTCACCTGGCGGAGCctcagctgctggagctcacCTGTCGGGGCAATGAGCAGATGCTGGTCGAGTGCCCGAGGCTCCGCCCCGGTACCTGCGGGACAGGTGCGGTCGCTCACGTGGCGTGCGAGGAGCTGCCAG CCCCGCCCGATCCGTGCCCTCCGCTGGGGGCGCTGCTGGGGGTGGGGGCGGGGCTCTGCGGGGCCCTGCTGCCCCTTTACCTGTGCGCCAGGTGCGCCCGCGGTGCCAGGTGGGCACggccacggccag gtgagcccctgctgcccccggAACAGCCGGGAACGGCCGGAGAGACCAGCGCggaccagtacaaaccagtataa